The Equus asinus isolate D_3611 breed Donkey chromosome 4, EquAss-T2T_v2, whole genome shotgun sequence genome has a segment encoding these proteins:
- the LOC139039651 gene encoding apolipoprotein L2-like, whose amino-acid sequence MTSEARGVSPEGENFLEDVIEYFRNTVSREELQDLLTDENAWEQLVDEANLSREEADALHEGLNKLNTDQLDREKFLNEFPRVKQELEERIRKLHALADKVDKVHRDCTISNVVANSTGAVAGILTILGLALAPVTAGVSLALSATGMGLGAAAAVTSVSTSIVEYSTNSSAEAEASRLALFDSNKGEIVKETLLHGAPDIVSISKNFIEVVENIGKNIRAIKVVKTKPHLVDHANRLMTVGEISGRRDKQVKKAFGGTVLAMTKEARATSVATVSVSLLMDVISLVQDSVHLHKGAKANTAEELRQQARELEGKLEELTQIHERLQ is encoded by the exons ATGACCTCAGAAGCCCGTGGGGTCTCCCCAG AGGGTGAAAATTTTCTTGAGGATGTCATTGAGTATTTCCGGAACACAGTGAGCAGAGAGGAACTGCAGGACCTGCTGACTGATGAGAATGCCTGGGAGCAACTTGTGGATGAAGCCAATTTGTCCAG GGAGGAGGCAGATGCGCTGCATGAAGGTCTGAACAAGCTGAACACAGACCAACTGGACAGGGAGAAGTTTCTGAACGAGTTTCCTCGGGTGAAACAGGAGCTTGAGGAGCGCATCAGAAAGCTCCACGCACTTGCAGACAAGGTTGACAAGGTACACAGGGACTGCACCATCTCCAACGTGGTGGCCAACTCCACTGGCGCTGTGGCTGGCATCCTCACCATCCTTGGCCTGGCTCTGGCACCCGTGACAGCAGGGGTCAGTCTGGCACTCTCGGCAactgggatggggctgggggcagcagcTGCTGTGACCAGTGTGTCCACCAGCATCGTGGAATATTCAACCAACTCGTCAGCAGAAGCTGAAGCCAGTCGCCTGGCGTTATTTGACAGCAATAAAGGGGAGATAGTTAAGGAAACTCTACTTCACGGCGCTCCCGACATTGTTTCCATATCAAAGAATTTCATCGAAGTCGTGGAAAATATTGGGAAGAACATCCGTGCTATCAAGGTAGTCAAAACCAAACCTCACTTGGTAGACCACGCCAACCGCCTCATGACTGTTGGGGAGATCTCAGGCCGAAGGGACAAGCAGGTGAAGAAAGCTTTTGGAGGTACTGTTCTGGCAATGACCAAAGAAGCCCGGGCCACAAGTGTGGCCACCGTGAGTGTCTCCCTTCTGATGGATGTGATCAGCCTTGTCCAAGATTCAGTGCATTTGCATAAAGGGGCAAAGGCAAACACAGCTGAAGAGCTGAGGCAGCAGGCTCGAGAGCTGGAGGGGAAGTTGGAGGAGCTCACCCAGATCCATGAGAGGCTGCAGTAG